A genomic region of Gossypium hirsutum isolate 1008001.06 chromosome D01, Gossypium_hirsutum_v2.1, whole genome shotgun sequence contains the following coding sequences:
- the LOC107921508 gene encoding uncharacterized protein, producing MELLNLIREFERLQMKESESIKEYLDKLIDIANKVMVLKTNLSDRRLVQKKLVFVPEKYEATISSLENTKDLTQLSVVELISTLQAKEQRRLLRQEGSIEGALKAKMQ from the coding sequence ATGGAGCTTTTGAACTTGATCAGAGAATTCGAGAGGCTGCAGATGAAGGAGTCTGAGTCAATCAAAGAATACTTAGACAAGCTGATAGATATTGCTAACAAGGTAATGGTTCTTAAGACGAATCTCTCTGATCGTAGACTAGTGCAAAAAAAACTAGTTTTTGTGCCTGAGAAGTATGAAGCAACAATTTCTTCTTTGGAAAACACCAAAGACTTGACTCAGCTGAGTGTAGTGGAGTTGATCAGTACTTTACAAGCAAAGGAGCAGAGGAGGCTATTAAGGCAGGAAGGAAGCATAGAAGGAGCATTAAAGGCTAAGATGCAGTAG